The Ramlibacter pinisoli genome segment GCAGCGCGAGCACCGCGTTCAACACGAGCACGATTCCCAACAGCACCACGCCCAGGGCCACCGCCAGCGGCAGGTCGCCCTTGCTGGTTTCCAGCGCGATGGCGGTCGTCATCACGCGCGTGAAGCCGTCGATGTTGCCGCCCACGATCATCACCGCCCCGACCTCGGCAATGGCGCGGCCGAAGCAGGCGATGCCGACCGTGAGCATCGCGTAGCGCTCGTCCCACACCAGCAGCAGGCCGCGCAGCCAGCGGCCGGCGCCGAGCGAGGCCAGCTGCTCGCCGTGCGCCTGCTCGGCGTCGTCGACCAGCTGGCGCGTGAGCGCCGCCGCCACCGGCAGCACCAGGAGGGCCTGGGCCAGCACCATGGCCTTGAACGAGAACAGCCAGCCCAGCGACCCCAGCGGCCCCGACCGCGAGAGCAGCAGATAGACCAGCAGGCCGACGACCACCGAGGGCACCGCCAGCAGCGTGTGCAGCACGGCCAGCGCGGCGCCCCGGCCCGGGAAGCGCGCCACGCCCAGCCAGGCCCCGGCCACGCAGCCGATGGCGCAGCCGATGACGGTCGCGGTTCCGCTGACGGCGAGCGAGCGGCCGACGATGGCCAGCAGCTGCGGCTCGGCACTGGCCACGAGCTGGAACGCGGTGACGGCAACCTCGGTGAACGTGCTCATCAGGCAATTGTCGCCCGGGGCGCGGCACGCCTGCATCGACCGCCGGGCAGCCCTCCGGCGCGACCTTTCAGGCCATCGCGACGGCACGCGATCAGCCGCGGACTACAGCGCGGGCGCGCGGTCCGGCCTAGCCTGCGGACGTGGACGCGAACGGCCGACGAGCCAGCGTCCCCCTCCACCCCGACCGGACCCCACCATGGCCCTGCCCCACGCCCAACCGCTGGACATCGTCAACGTCGCCCCCCTGGGCGCGGCCCTCGGCAATGCCGTGAGCACCAGCCTGATCAAGACCGGTCGCCTGCAACTGCTGCACATGGTCCTGCGCGCCCACCAGGACCAGCCCGAGCACCGCGTCGACGACGAATGCACGGTCCACTGCCTGGAAGGCGAAGTCGAAGTGGTGACGGGGGGCGGCGTGCGCCAGCTGCGTCCCGGCAACCTGCTGCTGCTGCCGGGCGGCGAGAAGCACTCGTTGCGGGCGCGCACCGACTGCGCCGTGCTCGTCACCCTGCTCCTGGACCGTGGCGATGCCGGCCACGGCGGCGGCAACGGCACCCGGTCGCTGCGCGACCCCAAGTCGCCGGACGGCGCCTGACCATCCCATCCTCAGATGGTGTCGCCATGACCACGTCGTCCGCCCACCGCGCCTGGCGGACCCTCGCCGCCGTCGCCGCCCTGGTGCTGGCCACGGCGTGCGGTGGCGGCGGTGGGGTCGGCGGCGGCGTCGCCAGCAGTGCCCCGCCCAGCGCCAGCGGCGGCGCGACGCCGGCGAGCGGCACGGCGCCGACGGGCACGGCCACCCCGACGACTCCCGCCGCCACGCCGGCACCGGTGATCACGCGCCTGGTCGTCGCCGGCGACAGCCTGGCGGATGTGGGCACGCTGGGCGTGAAGGCCACGGTGCAGAACGCGGCCAACCTCGCGGCGGGCTATCCGATCTACACCGATCTCGTCGCGACCGGCCTCGGCGTCGGCGCCCTGTGCAACTACTTCTCCACCACCAACGTCATCGACCTCACGACCCACCCCGGCTGCACCGACTTCGCCGTGGCCGCTTCGCGGGTGATCAACCCCGTCACGCGCGGCGGCACCGCCCTGCCGCTTTCGCTCCAGAACCAGCTCGAGACGGCCGTCGGCGCCAACGGCGGCGCCTGGGCTGCCGGCGACCTCATCGTGGTGGACGCCGGCGCGAACGACGCTGCGGACCTCGCCGACGCCTACCTCAATGCGCGCGACGGCGGGCTCGACGACCAGGCCGTGTTCGTGGCCTTGCTGTCGCAGCAGCTCAGCGCCTCGGCGATCGACGCCGCGCTGGCGCAGCCCGACGGTGGCTCGGTCGCCGCCGGCCTGTACATGCGGCGCCTGGCGCAGACCTACTGGGAGACCATCAAGGCCAACACGCTGGACAAGGGCGCCGCCCACGTCGCCGTGCTCAACGTGCCCGACATCTCGCTCACCCCGCGGCTGCGCACCAACGCGACGGAGCTGGCGGCTGCGGAGGGCCCGGCCGTGGCCGATGCCTTCACCGCCGCACTACGGCAATGGATCACCGGCTTCAACACCGAGCTGTCCCGGCTCGCGGCCGACGACACCCGGGTGGCGCTGGTGCCCTATTTCGACGACTTCACGGCCCAGGAGGCCAACCCGGCC includes the following:
- a CDS encoding SGNH/GDSL hydrolase family protein is translated as MTTSSAHRAWRTLAAVAALVLATACGGGGGVGGGVASSAPPSASGGATPASGTAPTGTATPTTPAATPAPVITRLVVAGDSLADVGTLGVKATVQNAANLAAGYPIYTDLVATGLGVGALCNYFSTTNVIDLTTHPGCTDFAVAASRVINPVTRGGTALPLSLQNQLETAVGANGGAWAAGDLIVVDAGANDAADLADAYLNARDGGLDDQAVFVALLSQQLSASAIDAALAQPDGGSVAAGLYMRRLAQTYWETIKANTLDKGAAHVAVLNVPDISLTPRLRTNATELAAAEGPAVADAFTAALRQWITGFNTELSRLAADDTRVALVPYFDDFTAQEANPAAFGLTNVTDPACPPVGEFPQACTDAALDAAPPQPDLAPGWWHTWAFADGFHPTPRGHELLAASVNRALEQAGWR
- a CDS encoding cupin domain-containing protein, with protein sequence MALPHAQPLDIVNVAPLGAALGNAVSTSLIKTGRLQLLHMVLRAHQDQPEHRVDDECTVHCLEGEVEVVTGGGVRQLRPGNLLLLPGGEKHSLRARTDCAVLVTLLLDRGDAGHGGGNGTRSLRDPKSPDGA
- a CDS encoding ABC transporter permease, with the translated sequence MSTFTEVAVTAFQLVASAEPQLLAIVGRSLAVSGTATVIGCAIGCVAGAWLGVARFPGRGAALAVLHTLLAVPSVVVGLLVYLLLSRSGPLGSLGWLFSFKAMVLAQALLVLPVAAALTRQLVDDAEQAHGEQLASLGAGRWLRGLLLVWDERYAMLTVGIACFGRAIAEVGAVMIVGGNIDGFTRVMTTAIALETSKGDLPLAVALGVVLLGIVLVLNAVLALLRRWRLTQTEAAGAMGGAVA